One window of the Candidatus Chryseobacterium colombiense genome contains the following:
- a CDS encoding superoxide dismutase gives MSFELPKLGYAYDALEPTIDARTMEIHHTKHHQAYIDNLNNAIKGTDLEGKTIEEICQIGTDKPAVRNNGGGHFNHSLFWEILTPGGSNEPVGNVKAAIEAYGGLEKFKTDFSDAAKTRFGSGWAWLVKNADGSVSVSSTPNQDNPLMPVADVKGTPVLGLDVWEHAYYLNYQNRRPDYVAAFFSVVNWDRVEELFNK, from the coding sequence ATGTCATTTGAATTACCAAAACTAGGATATGCTTACGATGCATTAGAGCCAACTATCGATGCAAGAACTATGGAGATCCACCATACTAAGCACCACCAAGCGTATATCGACAATTTAAATAATGCAATCAAAGGGACTGATCTAGAAGGGAAAACTATAGAAGAAATCTGTCAGATCGGAACTGATAAACCAGCGGTAAGAAACAATGGTGGAGGTCACTTCAATCACTCTTTATTCTGGGAAATCTTAACTCCAGGTGGAAGTAATGAGCCTGTAGGAAATGTAAAAGCTGCTATCGAAGCTTATGGAGGGTTAGAAAAATTCAAAACTGATTTTTCTGATGCTGCTAAAACAAGATTCGGTTCAGGATGGGCTTGGTTAGTAAAAAATGCTGACGGTTCAGTTTCTGTTTCTTCTACTCCAAATCAAGACAATCCTTTAATGCCTGTTGCAGACGTAAAAGGAACACCTGTTTTAGGACTTGATGTTTGGGAGCATGCTTATTACTTAAACTATCAAAACAGAAGACCTGATTATGTAGCAGCGTTTTTCTCTGTTGTAAACTGGGATAGAGTTGAGGAATTATTTAACAAATAA
- a CDS encoding DUF6146 family protein has product MKPSKNEDGEWDLTVLDTQFDYFLNAVAKPISQYSESYLKTKNTFLVNEWNSYYYSGKYRNIIESSIDYDPKENYGIKFEYKFYQVFAYVSWKYKLRMNGLSGADVIR; this is encoded by the coding sequence ATGAAACCTTCAAAAAATGAAGATGGAGAATGGGATCTGACTGTATTAGACACTCAATTTGACTATTTTTTAAATGCAGTTGCAAAACCGATAAGCCAATATTCAGAATCTTATTTAAAAACAAAAAATACTTTTCTAGTTAATGAATGGAATTCTTATTACTATTCAGGAAAATACAGAAATATTATTGAATCGTCTATTGACTACGATCCGAAAGAAAATTATGGAATTAAATTCGAATATAAATTCTACCAGGTTTTTGCTTATGTCAGCTGGAAATACAAACTTCGTATGAACGGGCTTTCCGGAGCTGATGTCATTAGATAA